In Micrococcus luteus NCTC 2665, a single window of DNA contains:
- a CDS encoding IclR family transcriptional regulator produces the protein MTTEPVRPPTEDDLIGPSLHRHPSGVGVVDKSVAILDALESGPATLAQLVTATGIARPTLHRLAAALTHHRMVGKDLQGRYVLGTRLAELASAAGEDRLTTASGPVLLWLRDATGESAQVFRRQADSRVCVASAERPWGLRDTIPVGARMSMKAGSAAQVLLAWEDHERLVEGLAGAVFTPTVLAAVRRRGWAQSLAEREPGVASVSAPVRGPSGRVIAAVSISGPLERLSRQPGRLHADAVVSAATRLTELIRAGEA, from the coding sequence ATGACCACCGAGCCCGTGCGCCCACCCACCGAGGACGACCTCATCGGCCCCTCGCTCCACCGGCATCCCAGCGGCGTCGGCGTGGTGGACAAGTCGGTGGCGATCCTCGACGCGCTCGAGTCCGGCCCGGCCACGCTCGCCCAGCTCGTCACCGCCACCGGGATCGCGCGGCCCACGCTGCACCGGCTCGCGGCCGCCCTCACGCACCACCGCATGGTGGGCAAGGACCTGCAGGGCCGCTACGTGCTGGGCACCCGCCTGGCCGAGCTCGCCTCCGCTGCCGGCGAGGACCGGCTCACGACGGCCTCCGGCCCGGTGCTGCTGTGGCTGCGTGATGCCACGGGAGAGAGTGCCCAGGTGTTCCGTCGGCAGGCGGACTCCCGCGTGTGCGTGGCCAGCGCGGAGCGGCCCTGGGGCCTGCGCGACACCATCCCCGTGGGCGCCCGCATGTCCATGAAGGCCGGCTCCGCCGCGCAGGTGCTCCTGGCCTGGGAGGACCACGAGCGGCTCGTCGAGGGGCTGGCCGGCGCCGTCTTCACACCCACCGTCCTCGCGGCGGTGCGGCGGCGCGGCTGGGCCCAGTCCCTGGCCGAGCGCGAGCCCGGGGTCGCCTCGGTGTCCGCACCGGTGCGCGGCCCCAGCGGACGCGTCATCGCGGCGGTCTCGATCTCCGGCCCCCTCGAACGGCTCTCCCGCCAGCCGGGCCGGCTGCACGCGGACGCCGTCGTCTCCGCCGCGACGCGGCTCACCGAGCTCATCCGCGCCGGCGAGGCCTGA
- the leuC gene encoding 3-isopropylmalate dehydratase large subunit: MTTATTRPRTLAEKVWDEHVVVRGEGEGASRTPDLLYIDLHLVHEVTSPQAFEGLRLAGRPVRRPDLTIATEDHNTPTLDIDQPIADATSRTQIETLRANCAEFGVRLHPLGDAEQGIVHVVGPQLGLTQPGLTVVCGDSHTSTHGAFGALAFGIGTSEVEHVLATQTLPLKPFKTMAVTVDGTLRPGVTAKDIILAVIAKIGTGGGQGFVLEYRGEAIRNLSMEGRMTICNMSIEAGARAGMVAPDETTFAYLKGRPHAPVGADWDAAVEHWRTLATDEGAEFDAEVVIDADTLEPFVTWGTNPGQGVSLNDAVPAPEDFADPVAQEAARKALSYMDLAPGTPMKQVEVDTVFMGSCTNSRIEDLRAFAEVVRGRRKAEGLRVMVVPGSARVRLQAMDEGLDRVFEDFGAEWRFAGCSMCLGMNPDQLAPGERCASTSNRNFEGRQGKGGRTHLVSPVVAAATAVLGRLASPSDLPALTPQEA, encoded by the coding sequence ATGACGACGGCGACGACGCGACCCAGGACGCTGGCCGAGAAGGTCTGGGACGAACACGTGGTGGTGCGCGGCGAGGGCGAGGGCGCCTCCCGCACCCCCGACCTGCTCTACATCGACCTGCACCTCGTGCACGAGGTGACGAGCCCGCAGGCCTTCGAGGGGCTGCGTCTGGCCGGGCGTCCGGTGCGTCGGCCCGACCTGACCATCGCCACGGAGGACCACAACACCCCGACGCTGGACATCGACCAGCCGATCGCGGATGCCACCTCGCGCACCCAGATCGAGACCCTGCGGGCCAACTGCGCCGAGTTCGGCGTCCGCCTGCACCCGTTGGGCGACGCCGAGCAGGGCATCGTCCACGTCGTCGGCCCCCAGCTGGGCCTGACCCAGCCCGGCCTCACCGTGGTCTGCGGCGACTCCCACACCTCCACCCACGGCGCGTTCGGCGCCCTGGCGTTCGGCATCGGCACCTCCGAGGTCGAGCACGTCCTGGCCACCCAGACCCTGCCGCTCAAGCCCTTCAAGACCATGGCGGTCACCGTGGACGGCACGCTGCGCCCGGGCGTGACGGCCAAGGACATCATCCTCGCGGTCATCGCGAAGATCGGCACGGGCGGGGGCCAGGGCTTCGTGCTCGAGTACCGCGGTGAGGCCATCCGGAACCTCTCCATGGAGGGCCGGATGACCATCTGCAACATGTCCATCGAGGCCGGCGCCCGCGCCGGCATGGTCGCCCCGGACGAGACCACCTTCGCCTACCTGAAGGGACGGCCCCACGCCCCCGTGGGCGCCGACTGGGACGCCGCCGTCGAGCACTGGCGCACCCTCGCCACGGACGAGGGCGCGGAGTTCGACGCCGAGGTGGTCATCGACGCGGACACGCTGGAGCCGTTCGTCACGTGGGGCACCAACCCGGGTCAGGGCGTGAGCCTGAACGACGCCGTCCCCGCGCCCGAGGACTTCGCCGACCCGGTGGCCCAGGAGGCGGCCCGCAAGGCGCTGTCCTACATGGACCTGGCCCCCGGCACGCCGATGAAGCAGGTCGAGGTCGACACCGTCTTCATGGGCTCGTGCACCAACTCCCGCATCGAGGACCTGCGGGCGTTCGCCGAGGTCGTCCGGGGCCGGCGCAAGGCCGAGGGGCTGCGCGTCATGGTCGTGCCGGGCTCGGCGCGCGTGCGTCTGCAGGCCATGGACGAGGGCCTGGACAGGGTGTTCGAGGACTTCGGGGCCGAGTGGCGGTTCGCCGGCTGCTCCATGTGCCTGGGCATGAACCCGGACCAGCTCGCCCCGGGGGAGCGCTGCGCGTCCACCTCCAACCGCAACTTCGAGGGCCGGCAGGGCAAGGGCGGACGCACCCACCTGGTGTCCCCGGTGGTCGCCGCGGCCACCGCCGTGCTGGGCCGCCTCGCCAGCCCGTCCGACCTGCCCGCCCTCACCCCCCAGGAGGCCTGA
- the leuD gene encoding 3-isopropylmalate dehydratase small subunit yields MEKFTTHTGVGVPLRASNVDTDQIIPAVYLKRISRTGFEDALFAGWRQDPDFILNTEPFSGGTVLVAGSDFGTGSSREHAVWALKDYGFRAVISPRFADIFRGNSAKQGLVAAQVEQEDVERIWKELENRPGTTVTVDLVTRTVECGDVTAPFQIDDDTRRRLLEGLDDIAVTLGHQAEIDAYEADRPAYKPTTLPARTAG; encoded by the coding sequence ATGGAGAAGTTCACCACCCACACCGGCGTCGGCGTGCCGCTGCGCGCCTCGAACGTGGACACGGACCAGATCATCCCGGCCGTGTACCTCAAGCGGATCTCCCGCACGGGCTTCGAGGACGCCCTGTTCGCCGGCTGGCGCCAGGACCCCGACTTCATCCTGAACACCGAGCCGTTCAGCGGGGGCACCGTGCTCGTGGCGGGCTCCGACTTCGGCACCGGCTCCTCGCGCGAACATGCCGTGTGGGCGCTCAAGGACTACGGCTTCCGCGCAGTGATCTCCCCGCGCTTCGCGGACATCTTCCGCGGCAACTCCGCCAAGCAGGGGCTCGTCGCGGCCCAGGTGGAGCAGGAGGACGTCGAACGCATCTGGAAGGAGCTGGAGAACCGTCCCGGGACCACGGTCACCGTGGACCTCGTCACACGCACCGTCGAGTGCGGGGATGTGACCGCCCCCTTCCAGATCGACGACGACACCCGTCGCCGGCTGCTCGAGGGCCTGGACGACATCGCCGTCACCCTGGGGCACCAGGCCGAGATCGATGCCTATGAGGCGGACCGCCCCGCGTACAAGCCCACCACCCTGCCGGCCCGCACGGCCGGCTGA
- the murA gene encoding UDP-N-acetylglucosamine 1-carboxyvinyltransferase: MAKLLTIHGGKPLTGEVTVRGAKNLVPKAMVAALLGNSPSVLRNIPEIKDVDVVSSLLEIHGVSVEWDKETGRITMDPAGVKSALTAEIDAHAGDSRIPILFCGPLMHAIGEAFIPDLGGCKIGDRPIDYHLAVLRNFGAVVDKRPGGISISAPKGLHGAKLELPYPSVGATEQVLLTAVKAEGITELKGAAVEPEIHDLIAVLQKMGAIITVQTDRTIRIEGVSEMRGYNHIALPDRNESASWASAALATRGDIYVRGAEQRDLTAFLNTYRKIGGEFDVVDDGIRFWHAGGDLNPLVLETDVHPGFMTDWQQPLVVALTQAKGVSIVHETVYENRFGFTDALVRMGASIQLHRECLGSVPCRFGQRNFLHSAVISGPTPLHGVEFDIPDLRGGFSHLIAALTAEGTSTATGLEIINRGYEHFMAKLEGLGADVELTERDR, translated from the coding sequence ATGGCGAAGCTCTTGACCATCCATGGCGGCAAGCCGCTGACCGGTGAGGTGACCGTGCGCGGCGCCAAGAACCTGGTGCCCAAGGCCATGGTGGCCGCCCTGCTCGGCAACTCGCCGTCCGTGCTCCGGAACATCCCCGAGATCAAGGACGTGGACGTCGTCAGCTCCCTCCTCGAGATCCACGGCGTGTCCGTGGAGTGGGACAAGGAGACCGGGCGGATCACGATGGACCCGGCCGGGGTGAAGTCGGCCCTGACCGCCGAGATCGACGCCCACGCCGGCGACTCGCGCATCCCGATCCTCTTCTGCGGCCCGCTCATGCACGCGATCGGCGAGGCCTTCATCCCCGACCTCGGCGGCTGCAAGATCGGCGACCGCCCGATCGACTACCACCTGGCCGTGCTGCGCAACTTCGGCGCCGTCGTGGACAAGCGCCCGGGCGGCATCTCCATCTCCGCCCCCAAGGGCCTGCACGGCGCCAAGCTCGAGCTGCCGTACCCCTCCGTCGGAGCCACCGAGCAGGTGCTGCTGACCGCCGTGAAGGCCGAGGGCATCACCGAGCTCAAGGGCGCCGCCGTCGAGCCGGAGATCCACGACCTCATCGCCGTCCTGCAGAAGATGGGCGCGATCATCACGGTGCAGACGGACCGCACCATCCGCATCGAGGGCGTGAGCGAGATGCGCGGCTACAACCACATCGCGCTGCCCGACCGCAACGAGTCCGCCTCGTGGGCCTCCGCCGCCCTGGCCACCCGCGGGGACATCTACGTCCGTGGCGCCGAGCAGCGCGACCTGACGGCGTTCCTGAACACCTACCGCAAGATCGGCGGCGAGTTCGACGTCGTCGACGACGGCATCCGGTTCTGGCACGCCGGCGGCGATCTCAACCCGCTCGTGCTCGAGACGGACGTGCACCCCGGCTTCATGACCGACTGGCAGCAGCCCCTCGTGGTGGCGCTGACCCAGGCCAAGGGGGTCTCCATCGTGCACGAGACCGTGTACGAGAACCGCTTCGGCTTCACCGACGCCCTCGTGCGGATGGGCGCCTCCATCCAGCTGCACCGCGAGTGCCTCGGCTCCGTGCCGTGCCGCTTCGGTCAGCGCAACTTCCTGCACTCGGCCGTGATCTCCGGCCCGACGCCGCTGCATGGCGTCGAGTTCGACATCCCGGACCTGCGCGGCGGCTTCTCCCACCTGATCGCCGCCCTCACCGCCGAGGGCACCTCCACGGCGACGGGCCTGGAGATCATCAACCGCGGCTACGAGCACTTCATGGCGAAGCTCGAGGGCCTCGGCGCCGACGTCGAGCTGACCGAACGCGACCGGTGA
- a CDS encoding lysophospholipid acyltransferase family protein: MIVRPAMRALVRQVWEGTEHLPETGAILAVNHISEVDPLSVAHMVYNQGLLPTFLAKAELWKVPVLKQVLEATRMIPVERTRDGGRSLAAAREAVATGRAIIVYPEGTVTRDPDGWPMAGRNGAVRLALQTGAPLIPVGQWGIQELLPYGGRSLRVLPRKTARIRVGAPVDLADLRDRPVTAATLREGTGRMMAAITDLVAELRGEPAPEGRWDPTTGRRVTGA, encoded by the coding sequence GTGATCGTGCGACCGGCGATGCGGGCCCTCGTCCGCCAGGTGTGGGAGGGGACCGAGCACCTGCCCGAGACCGGCGCGATCCTCGCCGTCAACCACATCTCGGAGGTGGACCCGCTCTCCGTGGCCCACATGGTCTACAACCAGGGCCTGCTGCCGACCTTCCTCGCCAAGGCCGAGCTCTGGAAGGTGCCCGTGCTCAAGCAGGTCCTCGAGGCCACCCGCATGATCCCGGTCGAGCGCACCCGCGACGGCGGCCGCTCGCTCGCCGCCGCCCGCGAGGCCGTCGCCACGGGCCGGGCGATCATCGTCTACCCGGAGGGCACCGTCACCCGCGATCCCGACGGCTGGCCCATGGCCGGGCGCAACGGGGCCGTGCGCCTCGCCCTGCAGACCGGCGCCCCGCTCATCCCCGTCGGTCAGTGGGGCATCCAGGAACTGCTGCCGTACGGCGGCCGCTCCCTCCGCGTCCTCCCGCGCAAGACCGCCCGGATCCGGGTCGGCGCGCCCGTCGACCTCGCGGACCTGCGGGACCGCCCCGTGACGGCGGCGACCCTGCGCGAGGGCACCGGCCGCATGATGGCCGCGATCACCGACCTGGTCGCCGAGCTGCGCGGAGAACCGGCCCCGGAGGGCCGCTGGGACCCCACGACGGGACGGCGGGTGACCGGGGCATGA
- a CDS encoding NAD(P)H-dependent glycerol-3-phosphate dehydrogenase — MSDPRTVAVLGAGSWGSAFARVLGLSTSPESARASEIVMWSRRAEVAEAITERHENPEYLPGITLPTCVRAVTDAAEAVRGAGVVVVAVPAQHVRETLRTVRADLAPDAVVVSLVKGLERGTDARMSQVCAEELGLSPDRFAVVSGPNLALEIARGEPTATVVASASRATAERIAALTAGRTFRPYTNTDVVGVEIGGVVKNVIALAVGICDGQGLGDNSKASVITRGLAETTRLAVALGGDPATMAGLAGLGDLVATCASPLSRNRTAGRHIGTGLSAEEAVAAMSQTAEGIKSVSAIVHAARAHGVAMPISELMDRVVAGDVAVDRLAELLLARDLKSEGRTA; from the coding sequence ATGAGCGATCCGCGGACCGTCGCCGTCCTCGGGGCCGGCAGCTGGGGGTCGGCCTTCGCCCGCGTCCTGGGCCTGAGCACCAGTCCCGAGTCCGCCCGCGCGTCCGAGATCGTGATGTGGTCCCGGCGGGCCGAGGTCGCCGAGGCCATCACCGAGCGACACGAGAACCCCGAGTACCTGCCCGGCATCACGCTGCCCACCTGCGTGCGCGCCGTCACCGACGCCGCCGAGGCGGTCCGGGGCGCCGGCGTCGTGGTGGTGGCCGTGCCCGCGCAGCATGTGCGCGAGACGCTACGCACCGTGCGCGCCGACCTGGCCCCGGACGCCGTCGTGGTCTCCCTCGTCAAGGGCCTTGAGCGCGGCACCGACGCGCGGATGTCGCAGGTCTGCGCGGAGGAGCTGGGCCTCAGCCCGGACCGGTTCGCGGTGGTCTCCGGACCCAACCTCGCCCTTGAGATCGCGCGCGGCGAGCCCACCGCCACGGTGGTCGCCTCGGCCTCGCGCGCGACGGCGGAGCGCATCGCCGCCCTCACGGCCGGCCGGACCTTCCGGCCCTACACGAACACGGACGTCGTGGGCGTGGAGATCGGCGGCGTGGTGAAGAACGTCATCGCGCTCGCCGTGGGCATCTGCGACGGGCAGGGGCTGGGGGACAACTCCAAGGCCTCCGTCATCACCCGGGGCCTGGCCGAGACCACCCGGCTGGCCGTCGCGCTCGGCGGGGACCCGGCCACCATGGCCGGGCTCGCCGGCCTGGGCGACCTCGTGGCCACGTGCGCCTCGCCCCTCTCCCGCAACCGCACGGCCGGCCGCCACATCGGCACCGGCCTCAGCGCGGAGGAGGCGGTGGCCGCCATGAGCCAGACGGCCGAGGGCATCAAGTCCGTGTCCGCCATCGTGCACGCCGCCCGCGCCCACGGTGTGGCGATGCCCATCAGCGAGCTGATGGACCGGGTGGTCGCCGGGGACGTGGCCGTGGACCGCCTCGCCGAGCTGCTGCTCGCCCGTGACCTGAAGTCGGAAGGACGCACCGCATGA
- a CDS encoding D-alanine--D-alanine ligase family protein: protein MTATPAPEAAADARPRVLLLFGGRSSEHPISCVTAAGVLHAADRQRWDVVPVGVARSGLWSHDELDVASFRLDGDALPEVPEPKAPVSLRALPDGTVELTAADGSSLGPVDVVFPLLHGPWGEDGTLQGMFESLGLPYVGCGVLASAVGMDKHFMKVAFQAAGLQVGPWETITARDWARDPEAALARAGALAYPLFVKPARAGSSFGITRVTEPAGLRAAVEEARRFDPKVVVEAGIVGREIECAVLDGHGAAAPRASLPGEIVVAHDEGETQFYDFESKYQDTGTTQLSCPAELPEEEIERLRALAIRAFEAVDGSGLGRCDFFFTPDGRWVVNEINTMPGFTPISMYPAMWERTGLSYDDLISELLDLALERGVGLH from the coding sequence ATGACCGCCACCCCCGCCCCGGAGGCCGCCGCCGACGCGCGTCCCCGCGTGCTCCTGCTCTTCGGCGGCCGCTCGAGCGAGCACCCCATCAGCTGCGTGACCGCGGCGGGCGTGCTGCACGCGGCCGACCGTCAGCGCTGGGACGTCGTGCCGGTGGGTGTGGCCCGCTCCGGCCTGTGGTCGCACGACGAGCTGGACGTGGCCTCGTTCCGCCTGGACGGCGACGCCCTGCCGGAGGTGCCGGAGCCCAAGGCCCCGGTGAGCCTGCGCGCCCTGCCGGACGGCACCGTCGAGCTGACCGCGGCCGACGGCTCCTCGCTGGGCCCCGTGGACGTCGTGTTCCCGCTGCTGCACGGCCCCTGGGGCGAGGACGGCACTCTCCAGGGCATGTTCGAGTCGCTGGGTCTGCCCTACGTGGGCTGCGGCGTGCTCGCCTCCGCGGTCGGCATGGACAAGCACTTCATGAAGGTCGCCTTCCAGGCCGCCGGCCTCCAGGTCGGCCCGTGGGAGACCATCACCGCCCGCGACTGGGCGCGCGATCCGGAGGCGGCCCTCGCCCGCGCCGGGGCGCTCGCCTACCCGCTGTTCGTCAAGCCCGCCCGCGCCGGCTCGTCCTTCGGCATCACCCGCGTCACCGAGCCCGCGGGTCTGCGCGCCGCCGTCGAGGAGGCCCGTCGCTTCGACCCCAAGGTCGTGGTGGAGGCGGGCATCGTCGGCCGCGAGATCGAGTGCGCCGTCCTCGACGGGCACGGCGCCGCCGCCCCGCGCGCCTCGCTGCCGGGGGAGATCGTCGTGGCCCACGACGAGGGCGAGACGCAGTTCTACGACTTCGAGTCGAAGTACCAGGACACCGGCACCACACAGCTGTCCTGCCCGGCCGAGCTGCCGGAGGAGGAGATCGAGCGGCTGCGCGCCCTGGCGATCCGCGCCTTCGAGGCCGTGGACGGATCCGGCCTGGGCCGCTGCGACTTCTTCTTCACCCCGGACGGGCGCTGGGTGGTCAACGAGATCAACACCATGCCGGGCTTCACGCCCATCAGCATGTACCCGGCCATGTGGGAGCGGACGGGCCTGTCCTACGACGATCTGATCTCGGAGCTGCTGGACCTCGCCCTCGAGCGGGGGGTCGGCCTGCACTGA
- a CDS encoding DUF3515 family protein, which yields MESRRLRRLVPLLTAITLGATACSGRVATVDAAPHAADPACAPAMVAMPDALGDLDLRPTDSQATAVWGDPAAVVLRCGAEVPGPTTDRCISVDGIDWVIRDEDENWRITTYGRDPAVEVLFGKDQASSDTVMVGLSSAVAQIEPSGGCVSVQDATPVG from the coding sequence ATGGAATCCCGCCGTCTGCGTCGTCTCGTGCCCCTCCTGACCGCGATCACCCTCGGCGCCACGGCCTGCTCCGGACGCGTGGCCACGGTGGACGCCGCGCCCCACGCCGCTGACCCGGCGTGCGCCCCGGCCATGGTGGCCATGCCCGACGCCCTGGGCGACCTCGACCTGCGCCCCACCGACAGCCAGGCGACGGCCGTGTGGGGTGACCCGGCCGCCGTCGTCCTGCGCTGCGGCGCCGAGGTCCCCGGCCCCACCACGGACCGCTGCATCTCCGTGGACGGGATCGACTGGGTCATCCGGGACGAGGACGAGAACTGGCGGATCACCACCTACGGCCGCGACCCGGCCGTGGAGGTGCTGTTCGGCAAGGACCAGGCCAGCTCGGACACCGTGATGGTGGGCCTGTCCTCGGCGGTCGCGCAGATCGAGCCCAGCGGCGGCTGCGTCAGCGTGCAGGACGCCACACCCGTCGGCTGA
- a CDS encoding LCP family protein: MSSTADPRPRPPQEDVAVGRRRRRRRPWLIALAVVLVALLAVGIAAAVYVGGIARIIDQDTQRFDGGAFPAESGRPGAAGASAQQPTAPPPGMDADQAAEGAQGPVAPGADEQADEQALDVLLVGEDAGAEGRDSAGRSDTLMWVHVPGDRSEIQVMSIMRDMWVPIPGHGDHKVNAAYQYGGIPLTVATAENMFQARVDHLIAVDLAGFKGLVDALGGVSVDNPSAFVSTGGIDFPAGTVQMDGDKALAYARERYNLPRSDFDRVENQQRLVKAIVAAFLSRDTLSDPSRVQAAVEEFAPFLTLDDELDSGTLASLAWSLRDARDAPIVTSTVPSVGVGYTDTGEDVVWPDWEAIARLGKGIRTGTLGEAVAQ, from the coding sequence GTGAGCAGCACCGCGGACCCCCGCCCCCGCCCCCCGCAGGAGGACGTCGCCGTCGGGCGGCGCCGTCGTCGTCGCCGCCCGTGGCTGATCGCCCTGGCGGTCGTGCTCGTGGCGCTGCTGGCCGTGGGCATCGCGGCGGCGGTGTACGTCGGCGGGATCGCCCGGATCATCGACCAGGACACCCAGCGCTTCGACGGCGGCGCGTTCCCCGCCGAGTCGGGCCGCCCGGGCGCCGCGGGGGCGTCCGCCCAGCAGCCCACCGCGCCGCCGCCCGGCATGGACGCGGACCAGGCCGCCGAAGGCGCCCAGGGCCCCGTCGCCCCGGGCGCGGACGAGCAGGCGGACGAGCAGGCCCTCGACGTGCTGCTCGTCGGGGAGGACGCGGGCGCGGAGGGCCGTGACTCCGCCGGCCGATCGGACACCCTCATGTGGGTCCACGTGCCCGGGGACCGCAGCGAGATCCAGGTCATGTCCATCATGCGTGACATGTGGGTGCCCATCCCGGGGCACGGGGACCACAAGGTCAACGCCGCCTACCAGTACGGCGGCATCCCGCTGACGGTGGCCACCGCGGAGAACATGTTCCAGGCACGAGTGGACCACCTGATCGCCGTGGACCTCGCCGGTTTCAAGGGCCTCGTGGACGCCCTGGGCGGCGTCAGCGTGGACAACCCCAGCGCCTTCGTCTCCACCGGCGGCATCGACTTCCCCGCGGGCACCGTGCAGATGGACGGGGACAAGGCCCTGGCCTACGCGCGGGAACGGTACAACCTGCCGCGCAGCGACTTCGACCGCGTGGAGAACCAGCAGCGCCTGGTCAAGGCCATCGTGGCCGCGTTCCTCTCGCGGGACACCCTCTCGGACCCGAGCCGGGTGCAGGCCGCCGTCGAGGAGTTCGCCCCCTTCCTGACCCTCGACGACGAGCTCGACTCCGGCACCCTCGCGAGCCTGGCGTGGTCCCTGCGCGACGCGCGCGACGCCCCGATCGTGACCAGCACGGTGCCATCCGTGGGCGTGGGCTACACGGACACCGGCGAGGACGTCGTGTGGCCGGACTGGGAGGCGATCGCCCGCCTGGGCAAGGGCATCCGCACCGGCACCCTGGGGGAGGCCGTCGCGCAGTGA
- a CDS encoding DAK2 domain-containing protein, with the protein MSTPPRPSLVRHWLALAEELVGRAAPRLDALNLFPVPDADTGTNMLATLTAARTAADACPAQDDVGAVLAHAGAAALDSARGNSGMLLAVSLAGMAEPLRGRERVDAFALAAAFGAADRAARQALSDPREGTILTVLSAAARSLARSSTQAPDTPAVAGDADPAVRLGPAVTVMLADCVQAVEETESLLAPLTRAHVVDAGAVGLLWVFEALRSVVAGTPVDEELATALPGYVEGAQAAEGEPAAEAEAPIEGAVEVMGTLTLTPLAAAGLRRRLADVGDAVILAPLGTARDGQGRVPWRVHVHVPRAEDAIGPLRAAGDVEGLTVTDLAGPSHGDDAAPDGCHGR; encoded by the coding sequence GTGAGCACGCCGCCCCGGCCGTCCCTGGTACGGCACTGGCTCGCGCTCGCGGAGGAGCTCGTGGGCCGGGCCGCGCCGCGGCTCGACGCCCTGAACCTCTTCCCGGTCCCGGACGCGGACACGGGCACGAACATGCTCGCCACGCTGACGGCGGCCCGCACCGCGGCCGACGCCTGCCCCGCACAGGACGACGTCGGCGCCGTGCTCGCGCACGCGGGCGCGGCCGCGCTGGACTCGGCCCGAGGCAACTCGGGCATGCTGCTGGCGGTCAGCCTGGCGGGGATGGCCGAGCCCCTGCGCGGCCGGGAGCGCGTCGACGCGTTCGCCCTGGCGGCGGCATTCGGGGCCGCCGACCGGGCCGCCCGGCAGGCCCTGTCGGATCCGCGCGAGGGGACGATCCTCACGGTGCTCTCCGCGGCCGCCCGCAGCCTCGCGCGCTCGTCCACCCAGGCCCCCGACACCCCCGCGGTGGCCGGGGACGCGGACCCGGCCGTGCGGCTCGGCCCGGCCGTGACCGTCATGCTGGCCGACTGCGTGCAGGCCGTGGAGGAGACCGAGTCGTTGCTCGCCCCGCTGACCCGGGCGCACGTCGTGGACGCCGGTGCCGTCGGGCTGCTCTGGGTGTTCGAGGCGCTGCGCTCCGTCGTGGCGGGCACGCCCGTGGACGAGGAGTTGGCCACCGCGCTCCCCGGCTACGTCGAGGGCGCCCAGGCCGCGGAGGGCGAGCCCGCCGCCGAGGCGGAGGCGCCGATCGAGGGGGCCGTCGAGGTGATGGGCACCCTGACGCTCACCCCGCTCGCCGCGGCCGGGCTGCGCCGACGGCTGGCCGACGTGGGGGACGCCGTGATCCTGGCCCCCCTTGGGACCGCCCGTGACGGGCAGGGCCGGGTCCCGTGGCGGGTCCACGTGCACGTGCCCCGCGCCGAGGACGCGATCGGCCCCCTGCGGGCCGCCGGCGACGTCGAGGGCCTGACCGTCACCGACCTGGCCGGGCCGTCGCACGGCGACGACGCCGCACCGGACGGGTGCCATGGCCGCTGA